In one window of Synchiropus splendidus isolate RoL2022-P1 chromosome 15, RoL_Sspl_1.0, whole genome shotgun sequence DNA:
- the LOC128771741 gene encoding titin homolog isoform X8 has protein sequence MATMTTEASAVSEADTEGKQKASSAEPEPENEQNPEAAASEPEGEPSNKEVPAPPTKPITVDAATSPDEDLKPRTRTSAGKGLSRLFSNFLKRRSQCSEGEGFEVEKAKEEKADKEDIGEKSEEEKETVKGEEEEKDKPEEAQSEEKDKNEEHVDKKEEIKKTEEKLEKKGSKKKKKEAKKKADEKGTDKVKSSEEKKEEEVKKEEGETEKVEEVDEKGEESSETKEEEKKTSEAKDKGAVAAKEEEKVDKKLVKKKEKEEKVKKKEEEKAKKKAEEEEKLRKKEEEKEKKKEEEKAREAEKLKKKEEEKTKKKEEEEKAKEEKKKKEEEKLKESKRKEEEKLKETKKKEEEKSKEAKKREEEKSKEAKKREEEKSKEAKKKEEEKSKETKKKEEEKSKEAKKKEEEKSKETKKKEEEKDTDPKKKEEKATEAKKKEEKGTDSKKEEKVTDSKKKEEKGGVEKKKEPEKTEEKQKSGKKKDKGKNKGKKEEKQSKGSSEEQVKAPIAAPEPELKTEPETDQVPDQQSTSSADAHAAPGEQKEAADKKDSDAIEEVKEEESEKKEDESEEQEEEADTKESSEEKTKKPAKEKTEKKVEDKGSKKLKTMQCKVTLLDDAVYECELDKHAKGQELFIKVCDHLNLLEKDYFSLAHWETPTSKTWLDPTKEIRKQVPGAVYDLTFNIKFYPPDPSQLTEDLTRYYLCLQLRKDIMLGVLPCSFVTLSLLGSYTAQSELGEYDPEVHGPDYVKELSLAPGQSKELEDKVMELHRTYRSMSPAQADLLFLENAKKLAMYGVDLHQAKDLDGVDITLGVCSSGLMVYKDKLRINRFPWPKVLKISYKRSSFFIKIRPSEQEQYESTIGFKLPNYKASKKLWKVCVEHHTFFRVSTIEPPSSRRFLVLGSKFRYSGRTQAQTRQASSMIDRPAPRFTRSASKRLSRNLDGARRTQAYVLQGDERQSFQSESWQGTGSLILTQAGSQPWLLTKEEWPSLLQRLPPFRFVPHFSLAKQPVDSTSASLSSVDRLLQPSLQQQDDWLGYFDNKAPSGDTPPEEGLMAEEQEESRQQLIDRLQETVLLVDALTEQEELERSLREVKDLEERLQGMDQLAERIQDIIEQELGKEEIAKWREKDNEGLIQAPDKDEAVTQTVVTKSSVAADEEEEPIKQAFLIDPLLEDALVAQAKKKSAVEEKDVLMADNLRDRRYHVEQEKVEEEAKVEKEIVMDDIFRDKQRQAEEEWQDQVKKSGLSDVSGSSVIDQSVMAKRVEEVDELEEQIKLVFLKDLLVEDEPKEREAMKDTSVEEKELVKDVILKDKLRQIEEEANTEKQVLMEEKDKYESVTVERVVLMVDDLRDKLGQVDQESERMVNPMVERRVVMYDSLTDKGRQMEEGKTESIVPKTEDLMGDGLRDELQLVEGEKFKEEGITVERVVLMGDILTDKPGLMFDGLTDEVSPREEGKMASNTEEKVQEELEKSGLSGVGATSLTYQSMMKRKVTIVDEKISSLEDYDIVELSGVMSEEDLGNLAQIWVRTEMTQQRNEEVSVAVKSEYPLQLGQQDEWFVLFDRTPYQAIDWPIVTSVRPAEVEEKQYTVSAYAKSTVKEEQSVTVVNILGTDEIQSMPKNVLSQANMDGSDDWHVLLDTVARDTSYVQPVAWGGREQKTQSVKTATEKASKQVVTEEIKGDHPRWLPQAPVEERDDDWFLLLAVVPKVTFDVEPVTSRERYQMDTGSIVAATGSTVEKQIREVVFEEREITDNPLRWLPSIPRPPVEQREDDWFKLLDYMARETRYIAPVKSVTFDEVVTIIKAVERKEEKEIDVKERVAVYQQQAIALPQSVLTTADDWFLLLAVPPHKPLFVPPASIATQVFPQEESVSSVAESEIVLVQEGDAKPSKTVIKTTQEQDVETRELASIAPVFSKTLLNPVEEVLSREFLLSDRGQPSKPVTVRDDDWFLLFDVRQDEAVEKPSVSSARIPPGIRMTAEVDVTTAEAEKWTKIITVNGWQDEACRPEAKAQSISGRSEGKDDDWSLMFDASREPVFLPAVFSPVVYNIKSKQKSTIQEVRPPLKAMEKREVQPRRLSDDWFVLLDVAGKMPAFPAQARTSEMRELKVRTQQSIVIKDQVQMPSRHSVRQVEDDWFTVLDVAQEQSVSVPVPVLLPTQAKVSDAKSWTPMIRPEFERMIVEERQPFKHTHVHADWFVLLDVAPKESVAVTQRGTRPVSAPVFSQAALIEAGIPMAPLEQPQTSTPIKTVIKEEQTLEETVEGVESSKTEVKSAACREQIEVMSAINGDHQSEVTTTDVVRMRKKRAKKIEGDSIYVRHSLLMLEEFDKPQEDLLRHHASISELKRNFMESMPESKPSEWDKRLSTHSPFRTLGVNGQPLPSADGSVRSIPGSGSETKAVHVEPIDSLDITSPTPEVHMVPVAEQSCDLEDIIETPVVPVAEVDVALPALDITVKSLGDKQEEGSDPGLSGSSERIVGSASYFTSEGPRVVRCSQPPLVETQTVTITAVSNSSSSVISTTEVPIVSTQTVTYESSKVKGEGSEEDKDCSSVSTSVTSETTSGTSVTTTTTHISKVVRSGSSETRVEKRIVITADSEMDQEKEKDSGASAL, from the exons A TGGCAACCATGACAACAGAGGCGAGTGCGGTGAGCGAGGCAGACACTGAAGGCAAGCAGAAGGCGAGCAGTGCTGAACCTGAACCTGAGAACGAGCAGAATCCAGAGGCGGCCGCATCTGAGCCAGAGGGCGAGCCGTCCAACAAGGAAGTCCCAGCACCGCCCACTAAACCAATAACTGTCGATGCAGCAACCTCTCCAGATGAGGATCTTAAGCCCAGGACCCGCACATCGGCAGGAAAGGGCCTATCACGTCTCTTCTCCAATTTTCTGAAGCGCCGTTCCCAGTGCTCGGAAGGAGAAGGATTTGAGGTGGAGAAAGCCAAGGAGGAGAAGGCAGACAAAGAAGACATAGGggaaaaatcagaagaagaaaaggagactgtgaaaggggaggaggaggagaaagataAACCAGAGGAAGCACAGTCTGAGGAGAAAGACAAGAATGAAGAACATGTAGATAAGaaagaggaaataaagaaaacagaagaaaaacttgAGAAAAAAGGcagcaagaagaaaaagaaagaagctaAGAAAAAAGCTGATGAAAAAGGGACAGATAAAGTGAAGTCCTCCgaggagaaaaaagaagaagaggtgaAAAAAGAGGAAGGGGAAACGGAAAAGGTGGAAGAAGTTGACGAAAAAGGTGAAGAAAGTTCAGAgacaaaagaggaagaaaagaaaaccagTGAAGCAAAAGATAAGGGGGCAGTTGCTgcaaaagaggaagaaaaagttGACAAGAAGCtggtgaagaaaaaagaaaaagaggaaaaggtaaagaagaaggaagaggagaaggctaaaaagaaagcagaagaggaagaaaaactaagaaagaaggaagaggaaaaggaaaagaagaaagaagaggaaaaagcaCGAGAGGCAGAAAAGCttaagaagaaagaggaggaaaagactaaaaagaaggaagaggaagaaaaggcaaaagaggaaaagaaaaagaaagaagaggagaaatTAAAGGAGTCAAAAaggaaagaagaggagaaattaaaagagacaaagaagaaagaagaggagaaatCAAAGGAAGcaaaaaagagagaagaggagaaatcAAAGGAAGcaaaaaagagagaagaggagaaatcaaaggaagcaaaaaagaaagaagaggagaaatcaaaggaaacaaaaaagaaagaagaggagaaatcaaaggaggcaaagaagaaagaagaggagaaatcaaaggaaacaaaaaagaaggaagaggaaaagGACACTGATCcaaaaaagaaagaggagaaaGCAACTGAGgcaaaaaagaaagaggaaaagggAACTGATTcgaaaaaggaggaaaaagtaACCGATTcaaagaagaaggaagaaaagggtggggtggaaaaaaagaaggagccagagaagacagaagaaaaacagaagagtggaaagaaaaaagataaaggaaagaacaaaggaaaaaaagaggaaaagcaATCAAAGGGTTCTAGTGAGGAGCAAGTGAAAGCGCCAATAGCTGCTCCTGAGCCAGAGttgaaaacagaaccagaaaCCGACCAGGTTCCTGATCAGCAGTCAACAAGCAGCGCTGACGCACAC GCGGCTCCAGGGGAGCAGAAAGAAGCTGCAGACAAGAAGGATTCTGACGCCATTGAAGAAGTAAAGGAAGAGGAGTCGGAGAAAAAAGAAGACGAGTCTgaagaacaggaggaggaggcagacacGAAGGAGTCCTCTGAGGAGAAAACTAAAAAGCCTGCTAAGGAGAAGActgagaagaaggtggaggacaaAGGCTCCAAGAAGTTGAAAACCATGCAGTGCAAAGTCACTTTGCTGGATGACGCGGTGTACGAGTGCGAGCTGGAT AAACATGCGAAAGGCCAGGAGCTCTTCATTAAAGTGTGCGACCATCTCAACCTGCTGGAGAAGGACTACTTCAGCCTTGCTCACTGGGAAACACCGACCAGCAAG ACATGGCTGGATCCCACCAAAGAGATCCGGAAACAGGTTCCTGGTGCTGTCTACGATCTTACGTTCAACATAAAGTTCTACCCTCCAGATCCTTCTCAGCTCACGGAGGACCTCACCAG GTACTATCTGTGTCTCCAGCTGCGGAAGGACATCATGCTCGGAGTCCTTCCTTGTTCCTTTGTCACGCTGTCCCTCCTGGGCTCCTACACGGCACAGTCAGAGCTTGGCGAGTACGACCCAGAAGTCCATGGCCCAGACTATGTGAAGGAACTCAGTCTGGCACCAGGGCAGAGCAAGGAACTGGAGGACAAGGTGATGGAGCTGCATCGCACCTATAG GTCGATGAGTCCTGCCCAGGCCGACTTGCTGTTTTTGGAAAACGCCAAGAAACTTGCCATGTATGGTGTTGACCTGCATCAAGCCAAG GATCTTGACGGGGTAGACATCACACTCGGGGTTTGCTCGAGCGGACTCATGGTTTACAAAGACAAACTGAGAATCAACCGATTCCCTTGGCCTAAGGTCCTCAAGATTTCTTACAAACGCAGCAGCTTCTTCATCAAGATCCGGCCATCTGAG CAAGAGCAGTATGAAAGCACCATTGGTTTCAAACTTCCCAACTACAAAGCCTCCAAGAAGCTGTGGAAAGTTTGTGTCGAGCATCACACGTTCTTCAG GGTTTCAACGATTGAGCCTCCATCATCACGGCGCTTCTTAGTCTTGGGCTCCAAGTTCCGATACAGCGGCCGCACTCAAGCCCAGACTCGCCAGGCCAGCTCCATGATCGACCGACCTGCCCCCAGATTCACCCGCTCGGCTAGCAAGCGCCTGTCCCGTAACCTCGACGGAG CCAGAAGGACGCAGGCTTATGTTCTGCAAGGGGACGAGAGGCAGTCTTTTCAGAGTGAGTCCTGGCAGGGCACTGGCTCTCTGATCCTTACCCAGGCCGGCTCTCAGCCCTGGCTGTTGACAAAAGAAGAGTGGCCTTCCTTGCTCCAGCGACTTCCTCCTTTCCGTTTTGTGCCACATTTCAGTTTAGCGAAGCAACCAG TTGATTCCACTTCGGCAAGTTTGAGCTCAGTGGACAGATTACTGCAACCCTCACTGCAACAGCAGGACGACTGGCTTGGCTACTTCGACAACAAAGCTCCAT CAGGCGACACGCCCCCAGAagaaggtttaatggcagaagaGCAAGAGGAGTCGAGGCAGCAGCTGATCGACAGACTTCAGGAAACTGTGCTTTTGGTGGATGCCTTGACCGAGCAAGAAGAATTGGAAAGGAGTTTGAGGGAAGTGAAGGATCTGGAGGAGAGACTTCAAGGGATGGACCAGCTGGCAGAGAGAATTCAGGATATAATAGAACAGGAATTAGGGAAGGAGGAGATCGCCAAGTGGAGGGAGAAAGATAATGAAGGGTTAATTCAGGCTCCAGATAAGGATGAAGCTGTTACACAAACAGTGGTGACAAAATCCTCTGTGGctgcagatgaggaggaagagccgATAAAGCAAGCGTTTTTAATAGATCCGTTACTGGAGGATGCCCTGGTAGCACAGGCCAAAAAGAAGAGCGCAGTGGAGGAGAAAGATGTTCTGATGGCTGATAACTTGAGGGACAGGCGATATCATGTGGAGCAGGAGAAGGTTGAGGAGGAGGCAAAGGTGGAGAAGGAGATTGTGATGGATGACATCTTCAGAGACAAGCAACGGCAGGCTGAGGAGGAATGGCAAGACCAAGTGAAAAAGAGTGGTTTGTCAGATGTTAGTGGCTCCTCTGTTATTGACCAGTCTGTGATGGCAAAGAGAGTGGAAGAGGTGGATGAGTTAGAAGAGCAGATAAAGCTTGTGTTTTTAAAGGATTTGTTGGTAGAAGATGAACCGAAAGAGAGAGAAGCCATGAAGGATACCAgtgtggaggagaaagaacttgTTAAGGATGTCATCTTAAAAGACAAGTTACGCCAGATTGAGGAGGAGGCCAACACAGAGAAACAAGTTTTGATGGAGGAGAAAGACAAGTATGAGAGTGTCACAGTGGAGAGAGTGGTTCTGATGGTTGATGACTTAAGAGACAAGCTGGGTCAAGTGGACCAGGAAAGCGAAAGGATGGTGAACCCTATGGTGGAGAGAAGGGTTGTAATGTATGATAGCCTGACAGACAAAGGACGTCAGATGGAGGAGGGCAAGACGGAGAGTATCGTGCCAAAAACAGAGGATCTGATGGGTGATGGTTTAAGAGACGAGCTGCAACTGGTTGAGGGGGAGAAATTCAAGGAGGAGGGCATCACTGTGGAGCGAGTGGTTCTGATGGGGGATATCTTAACAGACAAGCCAGGTTTGATGTTTGATGGTTTAACCGATGAAGTAAGTCCGAGGGAGGAGGGCAAGATGGCGAGTAACACTGAGGAAAAGGTTCAAGAGGAACTGGAAAAGAGTGGTCTCTCAGGTGTCGGTGCCACCTCTCTTACCTACCAGTCGATGATGAAAAGGAAAGTTACCATTGTAGATGAAAAGATTTCTTCACTGGAAGATTATGACATTGTTGAGCTGTCCGGggtcatgtctgaggaggatctGGGTAATTTGGCTCAGATCTGGGTCAGGACAGAAATGACTCAGCAGAGAAATGAGGAAGTTTCAGTCGCAGTGAAGTCGGAATATCCATTGCAGCTTGGACAACAAGACGAGTGGTTTGTCCTTTTCGATCGAACTCCTTACCAAGCCATCGACTGGCCAATAG TTACGAGTGTGAGGcctgctgaagtggaggagaaacagTACACTGTGTCAGCGTATGCAAAGTCAACAGTCAAGGAAGAACAGAGTGTAACGGTGGTGAATATTCTTGGGACAGACGAAATCCAGAGCATGCCAAAAAATGTCCTTTCACAGGCTAATATGGACGGATCTGATGACTGGCATGTGTTGCTGGATACTGTTGCCAGAGACACTTCATATGTACAACCAG TTGCGTGGGGTGGCAGAGAACAGAAGACACAAAGTGTCAAAACCGCAACTGAAAAAGCTAGCAAGCAAGTTGTAACTGAAGAGATTAAAGGCGACCACCCACGATGGCTTCCTCAAGCTCCTGTGGAAGAAAGAGATGATGATTGGTTTCTTTTGCTAGCTGTTGTTCCAAAAGTCACGTTTGATGTAGAACCAG TTACCTCAAGAGAAAGGTACCAGATGGACACAGGAAGTATTGTCGCTGCGACTGGCAGCACGGTGGAAAAGCAGATTAGAGAAGTTGTATTTGAAGAGAGGGAGATTACTGACAACCCTCTGAGATGGCTTCCTTCAATCCCCCGGCCACCAGTCGAACAGAGGGAGGATGACTGGTTCAAACTGCTGGATTATATGGCAAGAGAAACGCGTTATATCGCACCAG TGAAGTCTGTGACTTTCGATGAGGTGGTGACCATAATAAAAGCAGTGGAgcggaaagaagaaaaagagattGATGTGAAAGAAAGAGTAGCAGTATATCAGCAGCAGGCCATTGCTCTACCACAGTCTGTTCTCACGACAGCGGATGACTGGTTTTTGCTGCTGGCTGTCCCTCCCCACAAGCCTTTGTTTGTCCCGCCAG CCTCAATTGCAACTCAAGTGTTTCCCCAAGAAGAAAGTGTTTCATCGGTGGCTGAATCTGAGATAGTGTTGGTTCAGGAGGGGGACGCAAAGCCCAGCAAAACTGTGATCAAAACTACCCAAGAACAAGATGTTGAAACAAGAGAGCTAGCTTCCATAGCACCAG TATTCTCAAAAACTCTGCTGAATCCTGTTGAAGAGGTTTTGAGCAGAGAGTTTCTGTTGTCGGACCGAGGACAGCCATCCAAACCGGTGACGGTGAGGGATGATGACTGGTTTCTTCTGTTTGATGTGCGTCAGGACGAAGCTGTGGAGAAACCGTCAG TTTCTTCTGCTAGAATTCCTCCAGGGATAAGGATGACAGCTGAAGTTGATGTGACAACAGCTGAGGCTGAAAAGTGGACAAAGATAATTACTGTGAACGGCTGGCAAGATGAAGCCTGTCGTCCTGAAGCGAAGGCACAGTCTATTTCAGGAAGATCAGAGGGAAAAGATGATGACTGGTCTCTGATGTTCGATGCGTCTCGAGAGCCTGTGTTCCTACCAGCAG TTTTCAGTCCAGTTGTTTACAATATAAAATCCAAGCAGAAGTCTACTATCCAGGAAGTCAGGCCTCCTTTAAAGGcaatggagaaaagagaggtgCAACCAAGAAGGCTCAGTGACGACTGGTTTGTCCTGCTGGATGTTGCTGGTAAAATGCCAG CCTTTCCTGCTCAAGCTAGGACATCTGAAATGAGAGAGTTAAAAGTCAGAACTCAGCAAAGCATTGTTATAAAGGACCAGGTGCAGATGCCATCACGTCATTCTGTGAGACAAGTGGAGGATGATTGGTTTACTGTTCTGGACGTAGCACAGGAGCAATCAG TTTCCGTCCCAGTGCCAGTCCTACTCCCAACGCAGGCGAAAGTGTCTGATGCCAAATCCTGGACTCCCATGATAAGGCCAGAGTTTGAGAGGATGATTGTGGAGGAGCGACAGCCTTTCAAACACACTCATGTGCATGCTGACTGGTTTGTTCTACTAGATGTTGCTCCTAAAGAGTCAG TTGCTGTTACTCAGAGGGGCACCCGTCCTGTCAGCGCTCCAGTCTTCTCACAAGCTGCCCTGATAGAAGCGGGCATCCCCATGGCTCCATTAGAGCAGCCTCAGACATCGACTCCCATCAAGACTGTCATCAAGGAGGAGCAGACTCTGGAGGAAACCGTGGAGGGTGTCGAGTCTTCCAAAACTGAAGTCAAG TCGGCAGCATGCAGGGAACAGATTGAAGTGATGTCTGCCATCAATGGGGACCATCAG TCTGAGGTGACGACCACGGATGTGGTGCGAATGCGAAAG aaAAGAGCTAAGAAAATTGAGGGTGACTCAATTTATGTCAGACATAGCCTTTTAATGTTGGAG GAATTTGATAAGCCTCAAGAGGACCTGCTGCGGCATCATGCCAGCATCAGCGAGCTGAAGCGGAACTTCATGGAGTCCATGCCGGAGTCCAAACCCAGCGAGTGGGACAAGCGCCTGTCCACTCACTCTCCATTCCGCACTCTGGGTGTGAACGGTCAGCCTCTGCCCAGTGCTGATGGG AGTGTTAGATCCattcctggttctggttctgagaCAAAGGCTGTGCACGTGGAACCCATCGACAGTTTGGACATTACCAGTCCGACTCCAGAGGTCCACATGGTTCCTGTTGCAGAACAGTCATGTGATCTGGAGGACATTATTGAAACGCCCGTGGTTCCGGTTGCGGAGGTGGATGTGGCACTTCCAGCCCTCGACATCACAGTTAAATCCTTAGGTGATAAGCAGGAGGAGGGGTCAGATCCTGGATTGTCGGGGAGCTCCGAAAGGATAGTCGGCTCTGCCTCGTATTTCACAAGTGAAGGTCCACGGGTCGTGCGATGCTCCCAG CCCCCTCTGGTGGAGACCCAAACAGTCACCATCACAGCAGTGTCCAACTCCTCTTCCAGTGTCATCTCCACCACAGAGGTCCCTATCGTGTCCACCCAGACCGTCACCTATGAGTCTTCAAAG GTCAAAGGTGAGGGCTCAGAGGAGGACAAGGACTGCTCGAGCGTGTCCACTTCTGTGACGTCTGAGACGACCAGCGGCACATCGGTCACCACCACAACCACACACATCTCGAAG GTGGTGAGAAGCGGCTCTTCTGAGACCCGCGTGGAGAAGAGAATCGTCATCACAGCCGACTCTGAGATGGACCAAGAGAAG GAAAAAGACAGCGGAGCATCTGCGTTGTAA